In Spirochaetota bacterium, the genomic stretch CACGCTTCGACAACAATTTCTGTCTCAGAGCTTTTTGCAGAACCTAAAGTAGAGAAACTTAACATTGCTACTTTTGGCTCTATTTTTAATAATTCTCTAGCACATTGAGCAGAACCTATAGCAATATCAGCTAATTGTTCTGCAGTTGGTTTTGGTACAACAGCACAATCTCCAAAAACAAGACAACCATTAGTACCTAAAGATTTGTTAGAAACTTCCATTACCATAGTTCCAGATATTGTTTTTGATATTGGTTTTGCAAAGAAAATAGCAGCTCTTAATGTTTTTGATGTTGGTGAGAAACTCCCCGATACCATAGCATCACTGAAATTTTTGGAAAGCATTTTAGCCCCGAAGAAAACATCATCCGTCATTTCTTTTAGGGCTTGTTCTTCTGTCATTCCTTTGTGTTTTCGTTGCTCATAATACTCATGAGCGAATTCTTCTAATTTAGGATCTGATTGGAAATCAATGATATTGATATTTTTTAAATCTATATTATTAGCTTTAGCGATTTTTTGTAGTTGATCTGGATTTCCCAATACACTAACTTCTGAAGCGATTTTTAGATGCATAATTTCTTGTGCAGCAATGAGTACACGAGGATCATTACCTTCTGGAAGAAGAAGGCGTAAAGGAGTTTGCTGAGCACTATTAATAACTCTTTGAGCGAATGTTTCCATAATAAATATACCTACTTAAATGATTGTTTTATTAATTTGTGATATTATTCATCTCTTCCATTGAGAATATATAATAATCTTACTAATTGTAATAGTGTCATGACAGCACCAGCGACATAAGTCATTGCAGCTGCATTGAGCACTTTACGTGCTCCCATTAATTCTTGAGAATCTAAAGAACCATCATACTCTAATGCTTTTAATGCTCTACTACTTGCATCAAACTCAACAGGAAGAGTAACAACGGCGAAGACAAAGAATACACCATAACAAATAACACCAATTTCTAACAGATAAGGTAATCTAAGGAAGAAACCTGCAAAAATTAATACACTCCAAATAGTAGATGCAAATTGAGCAACAGGTGCAAAATTATTTCTAGCTATAAGCGGTGTATAAAGTTTGTGATGTTGAATAGCATGTCCAACTTCATGAGCAGCAACAGCAACAGCGGCTACGGAATTACTATTATAAGTGGCATCTGACAAACGCAAAATTTTGGATCTAGGATCGTAGTGGTCAGTAAGATCTCCTGCAACATGCTCTATAGAGACATCATCAATACCATTTTCATCTAAAATAAGTTTAGCCATTGCTACACCAGTAAGAGAGGTTGAGACCTTTTTCCAATGATTGAATGTCCATTGAATATTTAACTGAGCCCATAGAACCATGATAAATCCAGGGATGATAAAATATAGGGTATAATCTTTGAAAACAAAGATACCTACAGCTAAAAAAACTAAGTTTAGCATCATAAGAAACATAAACATAAACAGACTCCTTTTTATTATATATATATTATTAGATCTTTTTTTTCTAATTAAGATTCGTTATTTGAAATTTTTCTTGCAAAGCTCTACAAACATTTGCAGGAGCTTTGTTAGAAATATCTCCGCCTAAAGAGGCAATTTCTTTTACAATCGTTGAACTAACGAATAGTTGTCGTCCTTTAGCTGTAAAAAATATAGTATCAATCTGAGGATCAAGAGATCTATTAGTCTCTGCTATTTGAAGCTCATATTCAAAATCAGAAATAGCTCTCAATCCACGCACAATAATTTCAGCTTTGTTTTTTTTGGCAAATTCTACAATCAATCCTGTAAAAGATATTATTGTGATCTTGGGATTATTTGGAAATATTTCTTGCCATAATTGAACTCGTTCTTGTGCTGAAAAGAGAGTTTTTTTTGAGAAGTTATCACCAACAGCAATAATAAGCTCATCAAATATTTCTAATGCTCGGCGTGCAATATCTTCATGCCCTTTTGTTGGGGGATCAAAAGTACCAGGATAAATAGCTTTTTTCATATTTTGTTCCTAAGAAGTTGTAGTGATAGTTATGTCGTTTATCTTATTGATTTTTTCTGTTAAAGGGATAAAAACAGAATGAAAATCATCCTGTGCTAAGGAATAATTGATAATAATTTCTTTTTGATCAGGGAGATTTGAAATATCAAGTTTCAAAGTATTGATATTCCAAATTTGATTACCTGTATTTCTAAAAACAATAGAAATACCATAACGATATTTCTGATCAATAATAGTAGCGGTTATTTTTTTTGTGAAAGAAATTCGTACAGTTTTTGAACTTTCTTTAGCGAAAGATTCTGTATTATTCTGTCTTTTTTGTATTTGTAGAGCAATAATACCAATCGCTAAAATCGCTAAATAAAAATAATACAAATGTTTTGATTTTTGTTTGGCGATAGTGATATGATCTGGTTGACAATCGGTACAGATCTTACGCCTTCTTAAAGAAACCCTCTCATTTCGAGAAATACGATTTTTAATAGAAGGTATATCTTGGTATAATAAATCTTTTTCATCAGTATTCATTATCGTTATCCAATTTATTTTTTAATTTTTTATCAATACTAGTATTAATACTCATTCCATTATCTAGTATTGTTAATTGGTCATTTTGTGTATTATGAGATTCATTAGCAGTGATTTCTTCATTATTAAAATAATCATTTTTATCATCATTTGTTGATTCATTTTCTATATTTGTAACAATTTGCTCTTGAATATTTTGTAATATTTCGTTGTCTAATTTTTTTGTTTGTTGGTATATGTTGATGTTATCTTGTTTAGAAATTAGAAAAATTGATGATACTAAGTTATATGATGTTTGATTCATAGCTTGATAAAAACCAGGAAAACGACTAATTTTATCTTGATAATAACCCATAGAATTTTGTGCTATTTCTATTTTACTAGATGTTAGTAAATCGGTATTTTCTTCAAGAGCAAGAAATTCTAAATTTTCAAGATAAGGAATAGATCCTTTATAATCCAAAGACCAAGATTTTGCTTCAAAACGCCACACACTAGGTGATAATATAATATTATCATTAGAAAAATTAATTTTAGCTTTACGGATGATTTTTATAGTATGTACTTCATTTTTTGGAAATCCAATATCAGGTATTTGATTCCAATCTATATTGGCAGGCATTCCTCTATTTGGAGTTGTTTTAAGGCCTATATTTATATAATTAGTACCATTTAATATGATAATAGAATGTGAAAATTCAGGATCAGATAATGGTAATATATCGTCATTTGTTTGTGTGATAATAATATTAGGAGAAAAAAATAAAAATAAAAAATAAAAAACAATGTTCATTCTGGCCCCAAAATTTTGTATATTTTAAATATATTTGAAATAAAATTATTATATCTATACAATCATAACATATAATTATAAATTAATATAGTATTAGACATAAATTTCTATTTATTATAGTTTGTATTTTGTGGATAATACCTTATAGTATTGTGTTTAAAAATATTCTATTGTATAATTATAAATAAATTTATTTATAATATTTAAGGAACAATAGTGATGATAGATGTTTTTGTTTTAGGTGGTGAAAACCCTGTTTTTCTCAAAGAAGAACTTGATAAAATTATTTCAACTTTTTCTGAAAAAGACAGAGTTGTGTATTATGGAGATGAATTAATTTTAGAAGATTTCTTTGTAGACTTATTAACAGGATCTTTGTTTTCCGCTCGTCGTATGTTAATTGTTAGAAATGCTGATAAAACTAAAAGTGAATTTGAAAAACAATTATTAAATTATTTAAAAGATCCTTCTAGCGCTATTTGTTTGGTATTAGAATATCAAAAAATACCTACTAAAATATTAAATAGTGTTACTGAATTAGGTAACAAAAGAGCTGTCATCCATAATTTCAAAAAAGCATGGTCTCAGGATCAAAAGCGTTATGCACAAAGACGCTTAGGGGACAAAGGTATTTCTTCTTCTTCTTCTGTAATAGATTTACTTGTTACTTTTGCTGGAGAAGATATAGAAGAATTATCAGGAATGTTAGACAAATTGATTGCTTATATAGGTACAGACAAAAAATCAATTGATGAAAATGATATACAACATGTATTAGAAAGAGCTCAAAATTCTTCTATTTTTGATCTAATAGACGCTATTTTCAATCATGATATAGAAAGATCTCTCCAATCTTTGCACGATCTTCTTTATGTTGGGGAATCTTTTCCTGCCATAATAGCAATGTTTTATAGAGCAACCAAAATTATGTGGGCAGTAAAAACTGCTAAAAATGGACAAATACCAGCAGGATTTGCTGTTTCTCCTTATGAGTGGAGAAAGTACCAAACATTAGTGTCCAAAAACAATCTGCGTTTTTTATCTTCTTGTTTTGAATGCATTAGTGTTTTGGAGATAGAATCCAAAACCAAATCAACTCTGTTTACCCAAACTACTTTTGAAAAATTTTTGTGTGGTTTGTAGTATGTCCTATGTATTTATAATATTAATTTTCTTATTTAGTGCTAATGATTTTGTCAAACCTTTTAATGTGCCTATAGGGTTAACGATCAATCCTTATGGAAAAACTCCTTTATCAGGAATTTTCAAATTAGCACAAGAAAATAATTTACCGCTAACCATTACCGTGTTGGGCAAACAAAAAAGCATGTCGCTTTCTCATACTTTTGCTTCTCAGTATGGACATGAATTTCCTATACAAGGATTGTATCACAATAGAACAAATCAAATCTTGGTTTTTTTGGGAGATCAACAAATTCTAAATACTAATATTTTTATTAGTGATGTTTATATTAATCAGAGAGAAAAATACCCAAAAGTCAGATCCTCATATGTAAAAGTCCACTATGACAAATTAAAAAAATCAGATCCTTTTAATCAGGATTTTTATTTCCTTTATGACAATTACACTAATATTGTTGCTTATGATAGATTAGGTGATCTTCGTTATATCTATCAAAAAGATAATAATATCAATGCAATGGCTAGGATGGAATATAAGAATAATGAATTTTATTTTTATTTTGTAGATAAAAAAATGATAAAAATAAACTTACTAGGTCAAGAAATTTTTTCCTCTACAGAACAAATAAAAGTACACCATGATTTTTCTTATAAAGGCGCGGACAAAATGGTTTTAGCTCTTTCAGATAGAGGTGGGATGGAAGATAGACTTATACAAATAAATCCCAAAGGAAAAGTTATCAGAGATTTAATTTTTGGAGATTTATTTAGGAATACACTAGATCCATCTGATTGGGAAGAGCTCAATAAAACTATTTATGATACAAATAATATGAGTACGAATCGTATTACTAAAAAAGAAGAAAATATTGATTGGGCTCATGCGAATGCTATGGTCTATGATGAAAATACTGATATTATTTATTTATCCTTGAGACATCTAGGTGTTATTGCTGCCAAATACAAAGAATGGAAGATTTTATGGTGGTTAGCAGATAATAGGATGAATACACAACAAGGTAAGAACTATGGATTTGTACCCAGTTCTTTTGTCTATTTGGATCAGATCAAAGCTTTAGAACCCTATCGCTTGATTTCTTCTACTTATCCGAGAAATCAACATAGTTTGTTGTTGAGAAGTAATGGTAATTTATTAATGTTTGATAATCAAGGTGATAATGATATTAGTTTTATAGGGTCTCGTGTTTTGGAATATCAAATTACTCCAAATTCTAATGAACAAGGTGGACAAGCAACACTAATAAAAAATATCAAACATCCAAAAAGAGTTTATTCTCGTTTGCTTTCTGATGTTGATTTGATAGGCGATAATCACGAAAATTTACTAGTATTGTGGGGTTTTGATACGCTCTTAAATATTTTTCAAACCACAAGAATTGCTGAGTTTGATCGTGATGGCACACTTATTTTTGATATGAGTTTGCGAACAGAATGGGTATATAGAGTAGAAAAAAAACCTCTCTATCCTTATCAAGATACTAATAAGAAATATTCTATAGATGTATTAGAAAGGAAATTATTATAACTGAGAAAAAATATTAAAAAATAAATTGAGGAAGTTACTATGAAAATATCTATTGTTGTACCTGTATATAATGGAGAAAAGTTTTTAAAAGAATGTTTGGATTCATTAATCAATCAAACTCATAAAAATATAGAAATAGTAATTGTTAATGATGCTTCTACAGACAATACAAAGCAAATTATTCAAGAATATATGAGCAAAGATTCTCGTATTATCTATATTGAAAACAAAGAAAACATGAAGCTGTATGAAACACTGTGCATAGCTTATGAAAATGTCACAGGAGATTATATAACTGTTTGTGATGCGGATGATCTATTACATATTGAGGCTTGTACAATATTGTTAGCCAAAGCTATAGAAAGTAATGCAGATATTGTAACTTCTATTATATGGGGTCAGAAACTTGATAATAATATATATCCTCAATCTCAAGAAATAGATGCTGTATGGACTAATACTTCAAATAACCCTCAAGCTGTTTTGGAATCTTACTTTATTAATATAAAATATAAAAGGAATAAAACAGGTGGATTGATTAAGAGAGAAATTGTAAAAAAGTTTTTATTATATACTTTTAGAAATATAAAAGTCAATAAATTTGAAGATTGGATTTCTAGTCCTATTTTGTATGCTTGTTCTAATAAAAGAATTCATATCGATTCTCAGATATATGAATATCGTTTCAATCCAGACTCTGAAACACGAAGACAAAATGCTAAAGAACTAGTACATTACTTTAGAGAGTTTTCTATATGTTATGAATGTAATAAAAGTTTTTTCAAAACTATAAAAGTATGGGATATGATTAAAGATAGATTTATTAGAGATATGGAATTACATTTAAAAGGGTTCGTAAGAATAAGCTCATCTAGTGTAGAAGAATTGCCGTTAGAAGTGGTATCGATCATTAATGAATTTTCTGATACACTTAGAAGTATATTCATCAAAGTATATCTTGAGTTTTCATTGGAAAATTTTTGTGATGATGATTGTGTTAGTGAATCAGTAATCATGAGAAACAAATGGTATGATTTTGGTATGATGACGCGTAATCACAAAATTAAGCACCTTATAAAGTATATACTGAGAAAATTAGGTTTAAAATTTATCTACGAAAAATAGAATAATTTTATTAAGAAAACTAAAAAAATACAAAAACTGCCCTGTTGTTTAGGGAGTTTAAGGAGTAGACAATGAGTCTTTTAAAATTTCCACAAGGTGAATTAAGCGTAGATACTCAGCAAACATTTGCTGAGGTCTTAAAAACATTACGAGAAGATAGAGATCTCGCTAAAAAATTAGGTGTTAATGAACTACTCGATGCCACTATTGCTGTATTGGCAGATGGTATAGAAACTGATCTTAGTACAGCAATTAACAATACAAAATCAGTAGAATTTCTTACGCCTCAAGATTCTCAAGGGCTGGCTATTTATAGACATTCTATGGCTCATTTGATGGGACAAGCATTAATTCGTCTTCGACCTGGTACTAAAGCTGCAATCGGACCTATTATTAAAGATGGATTTTATTATGATTTTGATATTGTGGGTGAATTTGGAGAAAGTGATTTACCAGTTCTTCATAAAGAAATGATAAAAATAACCAAGGAATCGCTACCTATTACTAGAGAAGTATGGTTAAAATCTGATGCTATCAAATATTTTACAGAGCAAAATGATATTTATAAAGTAGAAATTCTAAACGATATTATCAAAGGTGGTGAGCCTGTTACTATTTATAAACAAGGTGAATTTTTAGATCTTTGTCGTGGGGTACATGTTCCCAATACAAGAGCTTTGAAATTTTTCAAATTACAAACGCTTGCTGGAGCGTATTGGAGAGGATCTGAAAACAATAAAATGCTTACTCGTATTTATGGTACTGCATGGGCTAGTAAAGAAGACTTAGATTCCTATCTTGAAAATATAGAAGAAGCTAAAAAAAGAGATCATCGTAAATTAGGAAAAGAGTTAAAATTATTTGGTTTTCATGAAGAGGGATTGGGCTTGCCTTTTTGGTATCCTAATGGGATGGTACTTAAAAATGAAATGCTAAAATTTATGAGAGAAGAATTAGATCAACGAGACTATATAGAAATTGAAACACCAACAATGCTCAAAACTTCTTTATGGGAAACTTCTGGACACATGGAAAACTACAAAGAAAATATGTTCTTTTCTTCAACCAAAGAGAATGAAACCCTTGCTCTAAAACCAATGAATTGCCCTGGTGGAATTATATGGTATAATAGTGAACCACATTCTTATAAAGAATTACCCTTAAGAGTGGCAGAGTTTGGTAAAGTACATCGATATGAAAGATCAGGACAACTCAATGGACTTATTCGTGTGCGTGGATTTACTCAAGATGACGCTCATGTATTTATGACACCGGAACAAATAGAAGATGAAATAGTTAATGCAATGGAACTTGTAGATCAAACTTACGCTACTTATGGTTTTGATTATAATATAGAGTTTTCTACTCGTCCTGACAAATCTATAGGCTCTGATGAAATGTGGGCTTTAGCAGAAAAATCATTAAAATCAGCCTTGGATCGTTTTGGTAAAAAATATACGCTCAACGAAGGGGATGGGGCATTCTATGGGCCTAAAATTGATTATCATCTAAAAGATGCTCTTGGGCGTACTCATCAATGTGGAACGATTCAACTAGATATGAATTTACCAGAGCGTTTTGGTATGACTTATACAGGATCAGATGGAGCAGCACATATTTTGGTGATGATACATAGAGCTATTTATGGAAGTTTGGAACGATTTGCTGGAATCTTGATAGAGCATTTTGGGGGTAAATTTCCAGTATGGCTTGCTCCTATACAAGTCCGAATTTTGTCTGTTTCTGAAAAGTTTAACGAATATGGGATTGAAATAAGAAATATTCTCAAAAAATCTGGAATTAGAACAGAGATTGACAAATCTAATGAAAAATTAGGGTACAAAATCAGACAAGCAACAATGTCGAAAGTTCCTTATATAATTGTATTGGGTGAAAAAGAAATGACAGAACATACCGTTTCGCCGAGACATTATACTAGAGGTGAGGAGACTGCTATATCTGTAGACTCTTTTATTCAACAAGTAAAAAAAGAGATACATACAAGAACAAATATTTAGTAATATCAATAAAAAACCACTTTCTTTAATTACAGAAGGTGGTTTTTATTTTGGTATTTTATAGGTGGGTGGAAACCTTGATATATTAAATATTAGTAAATTATTAAATAATAGTATTCTATTTAATAAAAATAATGTATAATAACAGAATAGAATTATTGAGGAATAACAATGCACAATCTAAGAACTAAACTACAGCGTTTTAACAAATGTAAATATACTCTCTATTATGGATTATTAGGAGAATATAACTTCGAAAAATTCATTCTTAGTATAGATCAGGTACAAGCTGATCCTTTTGCTCAACCATCCAAAATGACGATTAAAGTTCCTTTTCAGAATACAGAATTTGATCCTAGCTTGATTGCAAATCCTGTTCGTTTGTATTCTTTTTGTGATGCTATAGGAAGGATATTTGCACAAAATGTGCGTATTATGACAAAAGATGACAAAGGTTCTGGTAATGGTGGTTTTTGTGGTATTCGTTATGGTGCTCAAAAAGTTATAGAAGGCAACTCAGTTATTATCAAAGATGATTGTATAGAGCTTAAAATATTGATAGGATTACCAGCTTTTGGACGGACAATAGCAGGGAATGAAGCCCAAGAATTGTTGTTAGAAGAGTTACCTAATGTTATTCAAAAAACATTATTAGAAGCAAAACAAGAAAATGATTATTTGTTAAAATTTGTCCAAATAACAGAAAGACAACATTGGCTTAGAGAAGAGTGTCGAAACAAAAATATTGTTACCTTTATTGCTAATGATTCTGTTTTGGCGAGAGCTTCAGCTATCAACGACAAGCCGATGTCTCATCAAAAAGCTAGAGCATTCCTATCACCAAAAGAATTAGAACAAACAATTACTTTACAAGATGGATTTCAAATTACAGGGATGGCTATTCCAAAAGGTATTACCTTAATTGCTGGTGGTGGTTTTCATGGTAAATCCACATTACTTACTGCTATTTCTAATGCTATTTATAATCACATACTAGGTGATGGTAGAGAATACTGTGTCACTGATGATAGTGCGGTTTTCTTAAGAGCTGAAGATGGTCGTTTTATTGAAGGAATAGATATATCACCTTTTATTCATAATTTACCAGAATACAAATCTTCTACATTTTTCCAAACAGATAATGCCAGTGGATCTTCATCTCAGGCAGCTAATTTGATTGAATCTTTAGAAATGGGTTCTAAATTGATTTTAATAGATGAAGATATCTCAGCAACTAATTTTCTCATCAGAGATTCCAGAATGAGAAATCTAGTGCCTGATTATAAAGAAACAATTACACCATTGATTGCTCATATGAATAATCTCAAAAAACAGGGTGTTTCACTAATTATGGTTACGGGTGCTTTGGGTGATTTTATGAATATTGCTGATAGAGTAATTGTCGCTGATAACTATGACTATACGGATCAAACACAAAAGGCAAAAGAGATTATGAAACAAAATCCTATGGAAAAAATCAACGCTCCTGTTTTTGAAACTAGAAATAATAGAGTTATCATGGGTAATAGTGTTAGTTTTGTGGGTAAAAAAGGAATGGCATTAATAGATGGTGAAAAGGGGCATGTAAAGTTTGGTAGAGAATCTATAGATCTTAGTGCCTGGCATCATATTTATGATTTTTCACAATATGGTACTTTGGCAGCAGTACTGGCTTATGCCAAAGAAAAAGAATATCTAAATCAAAGTCCTAAAGAAGTTTGGGATCGAGTATCAAAAGATATAGAGAAATACGGTTGGGAAATTTTTTCAAGAGTTGGTTTTGATCATTTATCTCCAAGGCAAATAGATAGAAAATCAAAACAAAGTAGTGACAAATTAGAAAAAACTAGAGCTTGGCGTTATATTGTTAAGACAAGACCTTTGGATTGGCATGCAGCATTATGTAGATTAAGAGCTTTGCAATGTAAAGAACAAAGTACTAAATAATAAAATAATTAATACGATATATAAAATATTATAAATTATGATAGTAAAGAGGTAATATATATGAAGTACTCTTCATTATTTCGTCAAATTAAAAATTATCCTACAGAAGGAATTTTATTTGAAGATGTGACTACTTATTGGAAAGATGCGGATGCTTTTGCTTATAGTATTACTCAAATTATTGAGCATTTTAAAAACAAAGGTATTACTAAAATTGTTGGTTTAGAAGCTAGAGGATTTGTGATAGCTGCTCCAGTTGCTGTTGGCTTGCATACAGGTTTTGTACCTATACGAAAACCTGGAAAATTACCAGCA encodes the following:
- the pta gene encoding phosphate acetyltransferase; amino-acid sequence: METFAQRVINSAQQTPLRLLLPEGNDPRVLIAAQEIMHLKIASEVSVLGNPDQLQKIAKANNIDLKNINIIDFQSDPKLEEFAHEYYEQRKHKGMTEEQALKEMTDDVFFGAKMLSKNFSDAMVSGSFSPTSKTLRAAIFFAKPISKTISGTMVMEVSNKSLGTNGCLVFGDCAVVPKPTAEQLADIAIGSAQCARELLKIEPKVAMLSFSTLGSAKSSETEIVVEACDILHSRGVDFDFEGEIQLDAAIDPETASLKAPNSLVAGKANVLIFPNLGAANIGYKLVQRFSDKAQAFGPLLQGLTLPINDLSRGCFAEDIVITSAITLNQAIAKK
- a CDS encoding zinc metallopeptidase; amino-acid sequence: MLNLVFLAVGIFVFKDYTLYFIIPGFIMVLWAQLNIQWTFNHWKKVSTSLTGVAMAKLILDENGIDDVSIEHVAGDLTDHYDPRSKILRLSDATYNSNSVAAVAVAAHEVGHAIQHHKLYTPLIARNNFAPVAQFASTIWSVLIFAGFFLRLPYLLEIGVICYGVFFVFAVVTLPVEFDASSRALKALEYDGSLDSQELMGARKVLNAAAMTYVAGAVMTLLQLVRLLYILNGRDE
- the coaD gene encoding pantetheine-phosphate adenylyltransferase — translated: MKKAIYPGTFDPPTKGHEDIARRALEIFDELIIAVGDNFSKKTLFSAQERVQLWQEIFPNNPKITIISFTGLIVEFAKKNKAEIIVRGLRAISDFEYELQIAETNRSLDPQIDTIFFTAKGRQLFVSSTIVKEIASLGGDISNKAPANVCRALQEKFQITNLN
- the holA gene encoding DNA polymerase III subunit delta, which encodes MIDVFVLGGENPVFLKEELDKIISTFSEKDRVVYYGDELILEDFFVDLLTGSLFSARRMLIVRNADKTKSEFEKQLLNYLKDPSSAICLVLEYQKIPTKILNSVTELGNKRAVIHNFKKAWSQDQKRYAQRRLGDKGISSSSSVIDLLVTFAGEDIEELSGMLDKLIAYIGTDKKSIDENDIQHVLERAQNSSIFDLIDAIFNHDIERSLQSLHDLLYVGESFPAIIAMFYRATKIMWAVKTAKNGQIPAGFAVSPYEWRKYQTLVSKNNLRFLSSCFECISVLEIESKTKSTLFTQTTFEKFLCGL
- a CDS encoding aryl-sulfate sulfotransferase, which encodes MSYVFIILIFLFSANDFVKPFNVPIGLTINPYGKTPLSGIFKLAQENNLPLTITVLGKQKSMSLSHTFASQYGHEFPIQGLYHNRTNQILVFLGDQQILNTNIFISDVYINQREKYPKVRSSYVKVHYDKLKKSDPFNQDFYFLYDNYTNIVAYDRLGDLRYIYQKDNNINAMARMEYKNNEFYFYFVDKKMIKINLLGQEIFSSTEQIKVHHDFSYKGADKMVLALSDRGGMEDRLIQINPKGKVIRDLIFGDLFRNTLDPSDWEELNKTIYDTNNMSTNRITKKEENIDWAHANAMVYDENTDIIYLSLRHLGVIAAKYKEWKILWWLADNRMNTQQGKNYGFVPSSFVYLDQIKALEPYRLISSTYPRNQHSLLLRSNGNLLMFDNQGDNDISFIGSRVLEYQITPNSNEQGGQATLIKNIKHPKRVYSRLLSDVDLIGDNHENLLVLWGFDTLLNIFQTTRIAEFDRDGTLIFDMSLRTEWVYRVEKKPLYPYQDTNKKYSIDVLERKLL
- a CDS encoding glycosyltransferase family 2 protein; amino-acid sequence: MKISIVVPVYNGEKFLKECLDSLINQTHKNIEIVIVNDASTDNTKQIIQEYMSKDSRIIYIENKENMKLYETLCIAYENVTGDYITVCDADDLLHIEACTILLAKAIESNADIVTSIIWGQKLDNNIYPQSQEIDAVWTNTSNNPQAVLESYFINIKYKRNKTGGLIKREIVKKFLLYTFRNIKVNKFEDWISSPILYACSNKRIHIDSQIYEYRFNPDSETRRQNAKELVHYFREFSICYECNKSFFKTIKVWDMIKDRFIRDMELHLKGFVRISSSSVEELPLEVVSIINEFSDTLRSIFIKVYLEFSLENFCDDDCVSESVIMRNKWYDFGMMTRNHKIKHLIKYILRKLGLKFIYEK
- the thrS gene encoding threonine--tRNA ligase; this encodes MSLLKFPQGELSVDTQQTFAEVLKTLREDRDLAKKLGVNELLDATIAVLADGIETDLSTAINNTKSVEFLTPQDSQGLAIYRHSMAHLMGQALIRLRPGTKAAIGPIIKDGFYYDFDIVGEFGESDLPVLHKEMIKITKESLPITREVWLKSDAIKYFTEQNDIYKVEILNDIIKGGEPVTIYKQGEFLDLCRGVHVPNTRALKFFKLQTLAGAYWRGSENNKMLTRIYGTAWASKEDLDSYLENIEEAKKRDHRKLGKELKLFGFHEEGLGLPFWYPNGMVLKNEMLKFMREELDQRDYIEIETPTMLKTSLWETSGHMENYKENMFFSSTKENETLALKPMNCPGGIIWYNSEPHSYKELPLRVAEFGKVHRYERSGQLNGLIRVRGFTQDDAHVFMTPEQIEDEIVNAMELVDQTYATYGFDYNIEFSTRPDKSIGSDEMWALAEKSLKSALDRFGKKYTLNEGDGAFYGPKIDYHLKDALGRTHQCGTIQLDMNLPERFGMTYTGSDGAAHILVMIHRAIYGSLERFAGILIEHFGGKFPVWLAPIQVRILSVSEKFNEYGIEIRNILKKSGIRTEIDKSNEKLGYKIRQATMSKVPYIIVLGEKEMTEHTVSPRHYTRGEETAISVDSFIQQVKKEIHTRTNI
- a CDS encoding ABC-ATPase domain-containing protein, translating into MHNLRTKLQRFNKCKYTLYYGLLGEYNFEKFILSIDQVQADPFAQPSKMTIKVPFQNTEFDPSLIANPVRLYSFCDAIGRIFAQNVRIMTKDDKGSGNGGFCGIRYGAQKVIEGNSVIIKDDCIELKILIGLPAFGRTIAGNEAQELLLEELPNVIQKTLLEAKQENDYLLKFVQITERQHWLREECRNKNIVTFIANDSVLARASAINDKPMSHQKARAFLSPKELEQTITLQDGFQITGMAIPKGITLIAGGGFHGKSTLLTAISNAIYNHILGDGREYCVTDDSAVFLRAEDGRFIEGIDISPFIHNLPEYKSSTFFQTDNASGSSSQAANLIESLEMGSKLILIDEDISATNFLIRDSRMRNLVPDYKETITPLIAHMNNLKKQGVSLIMVTGALGDFMNIADRVIVADNYDYTDQTQKAKEIMKQNPMEKINAPVFETRNNRVIMGNSVSFVGKKGMALIDGEKGHVKFGRESIDLSAWHHIYDFSQYGTLAAVLAYAKEKEYLNQSPKEVWDRVSKDIEKYGWEIFSRVGFDHLSPRQIDRKSKQSSDKLEKTRAWRYIVKTRPLDWHAALCRLRALQCKEQSTK